One segment of Solanum lycopersicum chromosome 1, SLM_r2.1 DNA contains the following:
- the LOC138341012 gene encoding uncharacterized protein — protein MHDYLMDEDNALWDIVLDGPFIPMMEEKDGEKTNLVPKPRQKYDEADRKKIEKGYKEKTLLVCGIGPDEFNRVSACGSAKEIWDCLKTAHEGAEQVKKSKIDMLTSRYENFKMKEGETIHDMFPKLSSITNELRSLGEPISMTKQVKKVVRILPNSWESKIDAITEAKDLKVLTMDALIGNLKIHEMNRNYDLSKNKAKKDKSLM, from the coding sequence atgcatgATTACCTCATGGATGAAGACAACGCGTTATGGGATATTGTACTTGATGGACCGTTTATTCCGATGATGGAAGAAAAGGATGGTGAGAAAACTAATCTTGTTCCAAAGCCTAGACAAAAATACGACGAAGCTGatagaaaaaagattgaaaagggcTACAAAGAAAAAACTCTTCTTGTCTGtgggataggacctgatgagttCAACAGGGTTTCAGCTTGTGGGTCTGCTAAGGAAATTTGGGACTGTTTAAAGACTGCTCATGAAGGAGCTGAACAAGTCAAGAAATCAAAGATTGACATGCTTACCTCACGGTAtgaaaacttcaaaatgaaggaaggagaaacaattCATGACATGTTCCCAAAATTGTCTTCCATTACAAATGAGCTGCGAAGTCTTggtgaacctataagcatgacTAAACAAGTCAAAAAAGTGGTTCGAATTCTTCCAAACTCTTGGGAAAGCAAGATTGATGCTATTACAGAAGCCAAAGATTTGAAGGTGCTGACTATGGATGCTTTGATTGGAAATCTGAAGATACATGAGATGAATCGAAATTACGATTTATCAAAGAATAAAGCCAAAAAGGATAAGTCATTGATGTGA